One part of the Methylobacterium mesophilicum SR1.6/6 genome encodes these proteins:
- a CDS encoding MucR family transcriptional regulator: MGENVEMVEAVAVDYVQITADVVSAYVSKNSVRPADMAELIASTHAALAGLGNGVASAAPAAEKLTPAQIRKSIRPDALVSFIDGKPYKTLKRHLAGNGLTMEEYRARFGLPRDYPSTAASYSALRSEMAHRNGLGQLRKKVAPKAAAPAEIISEKPKRAGRPRKAKDGAEA; this comes from the coding sequence GTGGGCGAGAACGTTGAGATGGTCGAGGCTGTTGCCGTCGATTATGTACAAATCACGGCCGACGTCGTCTCGGCGTACGTGTCCAAGAACTCGGTTCGGCCGGCAGACATGGCGGAGCTGATCGCCAGCACGCACGCTGCTCTGGCGGGACTTGGCAACGGTGTGGCTTCGGCGGCTCCTGCGGCCGAGAAGCTCACACCCGCTCAGATCCGGAAATCGATCAGGCCGGATGCTCTCGTCAGCTTCATCGACGGCAAGCCGTACAAGACGCTGAAGCGGCACCTCGCCGGCAACGGCCTGACGATGGAGGAGTACCGTGCGCGCTTCGGCCTGCCGCGGGACTACCCCTCCACAGCGGCCAGCTACTCGGCCCTGCGTTCGGAGATGGCTCACAGGAATGGGCTCGGCCAGCTTCGCAAGAAGGTCGCTCCGAAGGCTGCGGCGCCCGCTGAGATTATCTCGGAGAAGCCGAAGCGTGCTGGGCGGCCGCGGAAAGCCAAGGACGGTGCTGAGGCGTAA
- a CDS encoding PsiF family protein, whose protein sequence is MRRSIALLAALATLAFLPVAGRAQSTSEPPRKPVSGTTAAGEEAASAVDPAVLDRCRQRADAQKLKDGPERKAFMGTCVTPED, encoded by the coding sequence GTGCGTCGCTCAATCGCGCTCCTCGCCGCCTTAGCCACCCTCGCCTTCCTTCCTGTTGCAGGACGCGCGCAGAGCACGTCGGAGCCGCCTCGAAAGCCTGTCTCGGGTACGACAGCAGCTGGCGAGGAAGCGGCGTCAGCCGTCGATCCGGCAGTGCTCGATCGCTGCCGACAGCGAGCGGACGCTCAGAAGCTAAAGGACGGGCCGGAGCGGAAAGCCTTCATGGGGACATGCGTCACACCGGAGGATTGA
- a CDS encoding replication initiation protein translates to MQKDTAQLYVLDLKPRSHSEASKPAELIQISGHHELTLNARRAITVLWHNAHMQGIADGRDYTVEIDMLKPDGHKGYERVEEAVTALMRAILTVRMPNGKTRRVQFLGGNDMDDPDRPAGVLTYSFDKRLVEILKTSTIWGKIKLPVLMAFSSKYAVSLYENVAQLTGLGLKQSQQYALDEFRDLLGVMPGKYKTFGELNKHVLKPAVDEINALAAFNISVLPVKQGKRVASVMVGWMPKGAEALQEAFAEAERPRLGRRARITGTVEAVLPVTPSLPRLVRQARKARAPKTS, encoded by the coding sequence ATGCAGAAGGATACCGCCCAGCTCTACGTTCTCGACCTCAAGCCCCGCAGTCACAGCGAGGCGTCGAAGCCGGCTGAGCTGATCCAGATCAGCGGCCATCACGAGCTGACGCTGAACGCCCGCCGCGCCATCACCGTTCTCTGGCACAACGCCCACATGCAGGGCATCGCGGACGGCCGGGACTACACCGTCGAGATCGACATGCTGAAGCCCGACGGCCACAAGGGCTACGAGCGGGTGGAGGAGGCCGTGACGGCCCTCATGCGCGCCATCCTCACGGTTCGCATGCCGAACGGCAAGACGCGCCGCGTCCAGTTCCTCGGCGGCAACGACATGGACGATCCCGACCGGCCGGCCGGCGTCCTAACCTACAGCTTCGACAAGCGCCTGGTCGAAATCCTCAAAACCTCGACCATCTGGGGCAAGATCAAGCTGCCCGTACTGATGGCCTTCTCCTCGAAATACGCCGTCAGCCTCTACGAGAACGTCGCGCAGCTGACCGGCCTGGGCCTGAAGCAGAGCCAGCAATATGCCCTCGATGAATTTCGGGACCTGCTTGGTGTGATGCCCGGCAAATACAAAACCTTCGGCGAGCTGAACAAGCACGTCCTCAAGCCAGCCGTCGATGAGATCAACGCCCTGGCTGCCTTCAACATCTCGGTGCTGCCGGTGAAGCAGGGCAAGCGCGTCGCCTCCGTCATGGTCGGATGGATGCCGAAGGGCGCCGAGGCCCTGCAGGAAGCCTTTGCCGAAGCCGAGCGCCCGCGTCTCGGCCGCCGTGCCCGCATCACCGGCACTGTTGAAGCGGTGCTGCCGGTGACGCCTTCCCTCCCACGCCTGGTACGTCAGGCCCGCAAGGCCCGTGCCCCCAAAACCTCATAG
- a CDS encoding site-specific integrase translates to MSDTLPAEIVLPLGALPAETLALVQAYQRASKADATVRAYRADVRVFEAWCARYGFRSMPAAPETVAAFIVHEAEEGRATSTLGRRLAAIRYGHKLAKAPDPTDDEGVHAAIKGARRKLRDRRINQKTAATADILAALLMRTPDTLTGKRDRALLALGFAGAFRRSELVALDVEDLREDPEGLRVMVRRSKVDQEGRGLEKAIPHGRFIRPVALLREWLDAAGITSGPVFKPISRSGNVRWLDASGKPAQLSDRSVANILQAYCTAAGLDASTFGRTRSGPATSPRRPNAGRISRGSWTSPATGIRGPWSATSGGRTPSRGIQGVGFCEEPKPRSILRCDACPHEGFPLRPVL, encoded by the coding sequence GTGTCGGACACTCTCCCAGCCGAAATCGTCCTGCCGTTGGGCGCCCTACCGGCTGAGACCCTGGCGCTCGTCCAGGCCTACCAGCGCGCCTCGAAGGCCGACGCCACCGTGCGGGCCTACCGCGCGGACGTGCGCGTGTTCGAGGCGTGGTGCGCCCGGTACGGGTTCCGCTCGATGCCGGCGGCGCCGGAGACCGTGGCGGCCTTCATCGTCCACGAAGCGGAGGAGGGCAGGGCGACCTCAACGCTCGGCCGGCGGCTGGCCGCGATCCGGTATGGGCACAAGCTCGCCAAGGCGCCGGACCCGACAGACGACGAGGGCGTGCACGCCGCGATCAAAGGCGCCCGGCGCAAGCTGCGGGATCGCCGCATCAATCAGAAGACAGCCGCCACCGCCGACATCCTGGCGGCGCTGCTGATGCGGACGCCCGACACCCTGACAGGCAAGCGCGACCGGGCTCTGCTGGCGCTGGGATTTGCGGGCGCGTTCCGTCGGTCCGAATTGGTAGCGCTCGACGTGGAGGACCTGCGCGAGGACCCCGAGGGCCTGCGCGTCATGGTCCGTCGGTCGAAAGTCGACCAAGAGGGCCGGGGGCTTGAGAAGGCGATCCCGCACGGGCGCTTCATCCGGCCCGTCGCCCTGCTGCGCGAGTGGCTGGACGCGGCCGGCATCACATCGGGCCCGGTGTTCAAGCCGATTTCGCGGTCAGGCAACGTTCGGTGGCTCGATGCCAGCGGCAAGCCCGCGCAGCTCTCGGACCGATCCGTCGCCAACATCTTGCAGGCCTACTGCACGGCCGCCGGCCTCGACGCCTCGACCTTCGGGCGCACTCGCTCCGGGCCGGCTACATCACCACGGCGGCCGAACGCGGGGCGGATCTCGCGCGGATCATGGACCAGTCCGGCCACCGGGATCCGAGGACCGTGGTCGGCTACATCCGGCGGGCGAACGCCTTCAAGGGGCATTCAGGGAGTGGGTTTTTGTGAGGAGCCGAAGCCACGCTCAATCCTCCGGTGTGACGCATGTCCCCATGAAGGCTTTCCGCTCCGGCCCGTCCTTTAG
- a CDS encoding efflux RND transporter periplasmic adaptor subunit: protein MVREGDAFAPAENSEERLRPIRNARPFRIEPILMTLGTAFIAGLLGFGLWESYMLAPWTRDATVRAYVITQTPEVSGEIVNLPVHADRFVHKGDFLMEIDPTDYEVAVKGAEAAVAGAKADLEAKRAQMKRREQLATGGYVSTEEQQRFSSGALMAEAAVDQAQANLMRAKVNRRRTRLVSPVNGYITNLTVQAGDYASAGKRVLSIVNSDSFWIDAYFEETQLGRIHVGDHATAALMGREGLLKGHVESVARGIEVANAQAGAAGLASVNPVYSWIRLAQRVPVRIAIDEVPSNIDLVVGLTSTVQVEDGAKPLATVRGVLASWADMARERVQTLFRSPGTR, encoded by the coding sequence ATGGTGCGGGAAGGCGACGCCTTCGCTCCAGCGGAGAACAGCGAAGAGCGCCTGCGTCCCATTCGCAACGCGCGCCCTTTCAGGATCGAACCAATCCTGATGACCCTGGGCACGGCGTTCATCGCGGGTCTGCTCGGCTTCGGACTTTGGGAGAGCTATATGCTCGCGCCTTGGACCCGGGACGCGACCGTGCGCGCTTACGTCATCACGCAAACCCCCGAGGTCTCGGGGGAGATCGTGAACCTACCGGTCCACGCCGACCGGTTCGTGCACAAAGGCGATTTCTTGATGGAGATCGACCCAACCGACTACGAAGTCGCGGTCAAGGGGGCTGAGGCGGCCGTCGCTGGCGCGAAGGCGGACCTTGAAGCGAAAAGGGCCCAGATGAAACGGCGTGAGCAACTGGCCACCGGTGGCTACGTCTCGACCGAGGAGCAGCAGCGCTTTTCGTCGGGTGCGCTGATGGCGGAAGCGGCCGTCGATCAAGCCCAGGCGAACCTCATGCGTGCCAAGGTCAACCGGAGGCGGACACGCCTTGTCTCGCCCGTCAACGGCTACATCACGAACCTCACGGTACAGGCTGGAGATTATGCGAGCGCTGGAAAGCGCGTCCTCTCCATCGTCAACTCTGACAGTTTCTGGATCGACGCTTACTTCGAGGAGACGCAGCTCGGCCGCATCCATGTCGGCGACCATGCTACAGCTGCACTCATGGGCAGGGAGGGCTTGCTCAAGGGTCATGTCGAGAGCGTTGCCCGCGGTATCGAGGTCGCCAACGCACAGGCAGGCGCTGCCGGCCTCGCGTCTGTCAATCCGGTCTACAGCTGGATCCGCCTCGCCCAACGGGTCCCAGTGCGGATCGCCATCGACGAAGTGCCGTCGAACATCGATCTCGTGGTCGGACTGACCTCGACCGTTCAGGTCGAGGATGGTGCGAAGCCGCTCGCGACCGTTCGCGGAGTGCTCGCCAGCTGGGCAGATATGGCACGTGAACGCGTGCAGACGCTATTCCGTTCGCCCGGCACCCGTTGA
- a CDS encoding ParA family protein, which yields MPTIICASPKGGVGKSTTTVILASELASRGAGVTVIDADPNMPLSRWAARPNRPERLKVVADAREDTIIDAIEAAERQAQFVIVDLEGTANMLVAYAMSRADLVIIPSQGSQLDAAEAVKAIKLVKRQEKAFNREIPCAVLFTRTSAAIETRDLKDIQAQLTEAGVPTFKTQMVERAAFRAVFSYGGTLATLDPSQVSNIPAAKRNATALAHEVVQLLKANGKSLTREVA from the coding sequence ATGCCAACGATCATCTGCGCCAGTCCCAAAGGGGGCGTCGGCAAATCGACTACCACCGTCATTCTCGCCTCGGAGCTGGCGAGCAGGGGAGCAGGCGTCACCGTGATCGACGCTGACCCGAACATGCCACTGTCCCGCTGGGCTGCCCGCCCAAACAGACCCGAGCGCCTGAAAGTCGTGGCAGACGCAAGGGAGGACACGATCATCGACGCCATTGAGGCGGCCGAGCGCCAGGCGCAGTTCGTGATCGTGGACCTCGAAGGGACCGCCAACATGTTGGTGGCCTATGCCATGAGCCGCGCCGATCTTGTCATCATACCGAGCCAGGGCAGCCAGCTCGACGCGGCCGAGGCCGTGAAAGCCATCAAGCTCGTGAAGCGCCAGGAAAAGGCGTTCAATCGCGAGATCCCATGCGCCGTCCTGTTCACCCGGACGAGCGCCGCCATCGAAACCCGCGATCTCAAAGATATCCAGGCGCAGCTGACGGAAGCGGGCGTTCCCACCTTCAAGACGCAGATGGTCGAACGTGCTGCCTTCCGCGCCGTGTTCTCCTATGGCGGCACGCTCGCAACGCTCGATCCGAGCCAGGTCAGCAACATCCCCGCCGCCAAGCGGAACGCCACAGCGCTCGCGCATGAGGTGGTGCAGCTGCTCAAGGCGAACGGCAAATCCCTGACTCGTGAGGTGGCGTGA
- a CDS encoding porin, with amino-acid sequence MRFLKSSLLGSAAAFAAVGGAHAADLPVKKAVPIEYVRVCSAYGAGFFYIPGTDTCLRLSGRARFEGGYQTAYTRQFNQGGDSAGYGTRMRINLDARTQTAYGTLRAFVRLDAGYRSGGPYGGGTSGTQQRIGQAYAALGVDQFGRAQQYMNVDKAFIQFAGLTAGRASSFFDFYAHDFEFTGATAGSDVFSTNLLAYTATLGNGLSATLSAEDPVFRRTGVFSPTVNANNVTVNAAITNFGITNSPIPVITGFNAAGAPSRFNFVDGIEKSRIPDVVGVLRLDQAWGSAQISAAMHELNIGNIQNGLGFVPGGGLGTAATAANGSNLSIPHANSAYGFAVQGGIKVNAPFIAPGDALYVQAAYANGAQIYSGYSSYSGTYAQTAATIQGQKFTQYFNDAQINPFTGQIEKNDNVTVSAAYLHYWSPEWRSAFFGSYGEQNFAKNSRFEQGVLFNVVNPANSFGSNGVGTPGTRFYALSQALRDTYQFVAGANIIWSPVKDLDIGVEGFYTQIGVKNGRVIDVDKDPTAYSRVAAINAGGLVRTTTSDGVSQIRVRVQRDF; translated from the coding sequence ATGAGGTTCTTGAAGAGCTCCCTATTGGGCTCGGCTGCCGCGTTCGCCGCAGTTGGAGGTGCCCACGCCGCCGACCTGCCGGTCAAGAAGGCGGTTCCGATCGAGTACGTCCGCGTCTGCTCCGCCTACGGCGCCGGCTTCTTCTACATTCCCGGCACCGACACCTGCCTGCGTCTCTCGGGTCGGGCCCGGTTCGAGGGCGGCTACCAGACCGCCTACACCCGCCAGTTCAACCAAGGCGGTGACTCGGCTGGCTACGGCACCCGCATGCGCATCAACCTCGATGCCCGCACCCAAACCGCCTATGGCACGCTGCGCGCCTTCGTGCGTCTCGACGCCGGCTACCGCTCGGGTGGCCCTTACGGCGGCGGCACCTCCGGCACGCAGCAGCGCATCGGCCAGGCCTACGCGGCCCTCGGCGTCGATCAGTTCGGCCGCGCCCAGCAGTACATGAACGTCGATAAGGCGTTCATCCAGTTCGCGGGCCTGACCGCCGGTCGCGCGTCCTCGTTCTTCGACTTCTACGCCCACGACTTCGAGTTCACCGGCGCCACGGCCGGCTCGGACGTGTTCTCCACGAACCTGCTCGCCTACACCGCCACGCTCGGCAACGGCCTGTCCGCGACGCTCTCGGCCGAAGACCCAGTCTTCCGCCGCACCGGCGTCTTCTCGCCGACCGTCAACGCCAACAACGTCACGGTGAACGCGGCGATCACGAACTTCGGCATCACCAACTCGCCGATCCCGGTGATCACGGGCTTCAACGCGGCCGGTGCGCCGTCGCGCTTCAACTTCGTCGACGGCATCGAGAAGAGCCGGATCCCCGACGTCGTCGGCGTGCTCCGCCTCGATCAGGCCTGGGGCTCGGCCCAGATCTCGGCGGCCATGCACGAGTTGAACATCGGTAACATTCAGAACGGCCTCGGCTTCGTGCCCGGCGGTGGCCTCGGCACGGCGGCGACCGCGGCGAACGGCTCGAACCTGAGCATCCCGCACGCCAACTCGGCCTACGGCTTCGCCGTGCAGGGCGGCATCAAGGTCAACGCGCCGTTCATCGCTCCAGGCGACGCGCTGTACGTCCAGGCCGCCTACGCGAACGGTGCTCAGATCTACTCCGGCTACTCCTCGTACTCGGGCACCTACGCCCAGACGGCCGCGACCATCCAGGGCCAGAAGTTCACGCAGTACTTCAACGACGCGCAGATCAACCCGTTCACGGGTCAGATCGAGAAGAACGACAACGTCACCGTGTCGGCGGCGTACCTGCACTACTGGTCGCCAGAGTGGCGCTCGGCGTTCTTCGGTTCCTACGGCGAGCAGAACTTCGCGAAGAACTCGCGGTTCGAGCAGGGTGTGCTGTTCAACGTCGTCAACCCGGCCAACTCGTTCGGCTCGAACGGTGTCGGCACGCCCGGCACGCGGTTCTACGCCCTCAGCCAGGCGCTCCGCGACACCTACCAGTTCGTCGCCGGTGCGAACATCATCTGGTCGCCGGTCAAGGATCTCGATATCGGCGTGGAAGGCTTCTACACGCAGATCGGCGTGAAGAACGGCCGCGTCATCGACGTCGACAAGGATCCGACCGCCTACTCCCGCGTCGCGGCGATCAACGCTGGCGGCTTGGTCCGGACCACGACCTCGGACGGCGTGTCCCAGATCCGCGTCCGCGTTCAGCGCGACTTCTAA
- a CDS encoding IS630 family transposase, whose protein sequence is MATAVRISRQTVALWQSRFAAHRLEGLVDAPRSGAPCSINDEAIKRLVTLTLEEAPANATHWGTRSMARRTGMSQSAVSRIWRASGLRPHRADTFKLSADPAFVEKLRDVVGLYLTPPDRALVLCVDEKPQIQAV, encoded by the coding sequence GTGGCGACGGCGGTGAGAATCAGCCGCCAGACGGTGGCGCTCTGGCAGTCCCGCTTCGCCGCGCATCGACTGGAGGGGCTGGTCGACGCGCCGCGCTCCGGAGCGCCCTGCAGCATCAATGACGAGGCTATCAAGCGCCTGGTCACTCTTACCCTGGAAGAGGCACCGGCCAACGCCACGCACTGGGGTACCCGCTCGATGGCGCGCCGCACCGGCATGAGCCAGAGTGCGGTGTCACGCATCTGGCGCGCCTCCGGTCTGCGGCCGCACCGAGCCGACACCTTCAAGCTCTCCGCGGATCCCGCGTTCGTGGAGAAGTTGCGCGACGTAGTCGGCCTCTACCTTACCCCACCCGATCGCGCGCTGGTGCTGTGCGTCGACGAGAAGCCGCAGATCCAGGCGGTGTAG
- a CDS encoding FUSC family protein codes for MNAMTIHNSRASFRFSIASAWPFLLHGFRVAASVLAALAVSYNLALDNGFWSGITAAVACLPSLGTSLQKGRVRIAGTFVGAVSIVAITAMFPQNCFALFVSVALWCGLCGFVASLLRNFGSYGAALAGFTAVVIFTGIFDDPNHAFILAMTRALEISIGVASAAAILVVTDTGGARERLATAFADIASAVSIHLDLRLQTQAMDSDAAAALVKRVVALDSRLDEAFGEEPDLRRRFDVLHAGIEGLFSALAAAEDISNLGTSPSRNPTDILVACSTWQPWLDDPAGLRARFADEARDVEGHPASSPAELAVADRTVAALTGLAKAANGLTVIVGDRGEPATRVGGRFLVPDVLPALVDGFRAVLAVLAAEVFWVATNWSGGQACVTFTIVSVTVFSPLRHRAVSTAFDYCLGTAAAFVLALLVNFALLPGLDGFPAFSLALSCLLVPLGGLSATRWRKGLTAALLINFLAILSPTNPPVYDPIQFLNSGLAVVAGAVFGVLAMLLVPSLSTTTRAHRLVALSLRDMRRLAVRRRWMSRADWISLISCRLEALPVSASLEQRSSLLMAMSVGGAIIDLRQLGDRPGRFEHLDRGLAEIGAGHSASARYWLGQFAGATDPNERLSGSMLQRRASAELIAGALA; via the coding sequence ATGAATGCCATGACTATCCATAATTCTCGCGCTTCTTTCAGGTTTAGCATCGCTTCCGCGTGGCCATTCCTCCTGCACGGTTTTCGGGTTGCTGCATCTGTTCTGGCCGCTTTGGCTGTTTCCTACAACTTAGCGCTCGACAATGGGTTCTGGTCGGGCATCACCGCCGCTGTTGCCTGCCTGCCTAGCCTTGGAACATCGTTGCAAAAGGGACGCGTCCGGATCGCGGGTACTTTCGTTGGTGCGGTTAGTATCGTCGCGATAACAGCGATGTTCCCCCAGAACTGTTTCGCGCTTTTTGTGAGCGTGGCTCTCTGGTGCGGTCTGTGCGGGTTCGTTGCCAGCCTGCTAAGGAATTTCGGAAGCTACGGCGCGGCGCTCGCCGGCTTTACAGCAGTTGTCATCTTCACTGGCATCTTCGACGATCCGAACCACGCGTTCATCCTCGCAATGACGCGAGCGCTTGAGATCAGCATCGGCGTGGCCAGCGCGGCCGCCATCCTAGTCGTCACAGATACCGGCGGTGCGCGGGAGCGCCTTGCCACAGCCTTCGCCGACATTGCATCCGCTGTCTCCATCCATCTGGATCTCCGGTTGCAAACCCAAGCTATGGACTCGGACGCGGCGGCCGCCCTCGTCAAGCGCGTGGTCGCGTTGGACAGCCGGCTCGACGAGGCATTCGGCGAGGAGCCGGACCTGCGTCGGCGGTTCGATGTTTTGCATGCTGGCATCGAGGGACTGTTTTCGGCCTTGGCCGCCGCGGAGGATATCAGCAATCTGGGAACCAGCCCGAGCCGGAACCCGACAGACATCCTCGTCGCTTGCTCCACATGGCAACCCTGGCTCGATGATCCGGCCGGCCTACGCGCCAGGTTTGCCGACGAAGCTCGCGACGTGGAAGGACACCCCGCTTCAAGCCCAGCCGAGTTGGCCGTCGCGGATCGGACTGTTGCCGCCCTGACTGGGCTCGCCAAGGCCGCCAATGGCTTGACAGTTATCGTGGGAGACCGCGGGGAACCAGCGACGCGAGTGGGTGGTCGCTTCCTCGTGCCCGATGTCCTGCCGGCGTTGGTTGATGGTTTCCGTGCCGTCCTTGCGGTCCTCGCCGCAGAGGTCTTCTGGGTCGCGACCAACTGGTCGGGTGGCCAGGCCTGCGTCACCTTCACCATCGTGTCGGTTACAGTGTTCTCACCCTTGAGACACCGCGCGGTTTCGACCGCGTTCGACTACTGCCTCGGCACTGCGGCCGCGTTCGTCCTGGCCTTGCTGGTCAACTTCGCTCTCCTGCCTGGCCTCGACGGCTTCCCGGCATTCTCCCTGGCACTTTCATGCCTACTCGTTCCCTTGGGCGGACTGAGCGCGACGCGCTGGCGCAAGGGCCTGACCGCCGCGCTGCTCATCAACTTCTTGGCCATACTCTCTCCGACCAACCCACCGGTCTACGACCCCATCCAATTCTTGAATTCCGGTCTTGCCGTTGTCGCCGGGGCTGTCTTCGGCGTGCTCGCGATGCTGCTCGTCCCTTCTCTATCGACGACGACGCGCGCTCACCGCTTGGTCGCGCTCTCGCTCCGCGACATGCGTCGTTTGGCGGTGCGGCGGCGCTGGATGTCACGGGCAGATTGGATCAGCCTGATCTCGTGCCGCCTGGAGGCGCTACCCGTGAGTGCCTCGTTGGAGCAGCGCTCGTCACTGCTCATGGCGATGTCGGTCGGCGGTGCCATCATCGACCTGCGGCAGTTGGGCGACCGTCCCGGACGCTTCGAGCATCTCGACCGAGGTCTCGCCGAAATCGGTGCCGGTCACAGTGCCAGCGCGCGCTACTGGCTAGGTCAGTTCGCCGGGGCGACGGATCCAAATGAGCGGCTATCGGGATCAATGCTCCAACGCCGGGCATCCGCGGAGCTAATCGCGGGAGCCTTGGCATGA
- a CDS encoding LysR family transcriptional regulator produces the protein MTVTFNQFRYFCTLAETLHFGQAAERLGISQPPLSRQIALLEENLGAELFIRGRKGVSLTAAGRQLLDDSRDVLRLADQATRNVVATSRGQKGGLSVGFTMCAAYSVVPQLTMQYMQRFPEVTLSVREMLPNVLETELKEGKIDFAITFPDIEAKGSRQYTLSREPMNLVVPQDHRLSQSTRVSIADLRDENFICVPREQAPHLHDGIVRRCQADGFAPKVALEVYLQQTIINFVAAGLGVAFVPESMRLAHIQGAAFKNVRNAPMVEQVLAWRAANRNPCMPGFLEVAKDVSGTSRGSTGAGRTE, from the coding sequence ATGACCGTCACATTTAACCAGTTCCGGTACTTCTGCACGTTGGCGGAGACCCTTCATTTTGGCCAAGCGGCCGAACGCCTGGGCATCTCGCAACCGCCGCTCAGCCGTCAGATCGCGCTGCTCGAAGAGAACCTCGGCGCCGAACTGTTCATCCGCGGCCGCAAGGGCGTGTCGCTCACCGCTGCGGGTCGGCAGTTGCTGGATGACTCAAGGGACGTGTTGCGGCTTGCCGATCAGGCGACACGCAACGTGGTCGCCACCAGCCGCGGACAAAAGGGTGGATTGAGCGTCGGCTTCACGATGTGCGCGGCCTACAGTGTCGTCCCGCAATTGACGATGCAGTACATGCAGCGCTTTCCTGAGGTGACCTTGTCCGTTCGTGAGATGCTACCGAACGTCCTCGAGACGGAGCTTAAGGAAGGCAAGATCGATTTCGCGATTACCTTCCCTGATATCGAGGCGAAAGGAAGCAGGCAGTATACCTTGTCCCGCGAGCCGATGAACCTCGTAGTCCCGCAAGATCATCGGCTTAGCCAATCGACGCGTGTCAGCATAGCTGATTTGCGGGACGAGAACTTTATCTGTGTCCCCCGCGAGCAGGCACCCCATCTCCACGACGGCATCGTTCGACGCTGCCAAGCCGATGGGTTCGCGCCGAAGGTGGCGCTAGAGGTATACCTGCAGCAGACCATCATCAATTTCGTCGCCGCAGGCTTGGGAGTTGCGTTCGTCCCAGAGTCGATGCGCCTCGCCCACATCCAGGGCGCGGCCTTCAAAAATGTGCGGAATGCCCCGATGGTTGAGCAGGTGTTGGCTTGGCGAGCAGCGAACAGGAACCCGTGCATGCCCGGGTTCCTGGAGGTCGCCAAGGATGTGTCTGGCACCAGTCGGGGATCAACGGGTGCCGGGCGAACGGAATAG
- a CDS encoding ParA family protein → MQTITIAARKGGVGKTTLATHLSVIAAGPSKPVLLFDTDPQRSLKWWWDLRQGETPALIECEARELPKILPAAKDEGVAYSIVDTPPHAEGSIADAMRVADLVLVPTRPGPFDLAAVATTLDLAQRVGKKPLAVINHAPPRTGSSEPAIVSEARETLTRMGATVAAAVVSQRVAMSHAIIGGQTVNEFEPHGRAAEEMLALWSEVQSMMKE, encoded by the coding sequence ATGCAGACGATCACGATAGCGGCTCGGAAGGGCGGGGTCGGCAAGACCACTCTCGCCACGCACCTCAGCGTCATCGCCGCCGGTCCGAGCAAGCCGGTACTGCTGTTCGACACCGATCCGCAGCGGTCGCTGAAATGGTGGTGGGACCTGCGCCAGGGCGAGACGCCGGCCCTCATCGAGTGCGAGGCGCGCGAGCTGCCCAAGATCCTGCCGGCGGCCAAGGACGAGGGCGTGGCCTACAGCATCGTCGACACGCCGCCCCACGCCGAAGGTTCGATCGCCGACGCGATGCGCGTGGCCGACCTGGTGCTGGTGCCGACCCGGCCAGGGCCGTTCGACCTCGCGGCGGTGGCGACCACCCTCGACCTGGCGCAGCGCGTTGGCAAGAAGCCGCTGGCCGTCATCAACCACGCGCCGCCCCGCACCGGGTCGTCGGAGCCCGCCATCGTGTCGGAGGCGCGCGAGACCCTGACCCGGATGGGTGCCACCGTGGCGGCCGCCGTGGTCTCGCAGCGGGTCGCCATGTCCCACGCCATCATCGGCGGGCAGACGGTCAACGAGTTCGAACCGCACGGCCGCGCCGCCGAGGAGATGCTGGCGCTCTGGTCCGAGGTTCAGTCCATGATGAAGGAGTAG
- a CDS encoding ribbon-helix-helix domain-containing protein produces MSAERQPLTSLADRLARKTSAPEPEKPAETHAAPELQTAPAKAKGSDTRVQIIVRMTPAERKALRQIALDQDTTAQALAEDAIRDVLRRHGFKGS; encoded by the coding sequence ATGTCCGCTGAACGTCAGCCGCTTACGAGCCTTGCGGACCGCCTCGCCAGAAAGACCTCGGCTCCCGAGCCCGAGAAGCCGGCGGAGACCCATGCCGCTCCGGAGTTGCAGACCGCGCCGGCCAAGGCGAAGGGGTCCGACACGCGGGTGCAGATTATCGTCCGCATGACGCCGGCCGAGCGGAAGGCCCTGCGCCAGATCGCCCTCGACCAGGACACGACCGCCCAGGCTTTGGCCGAGGATGCGATCCGCGACGTCCTGCGACGTCACGGCTTCAAGGGGTCGTGA
- a CDS encoding DUF1656 domain-containing protein — protein MRFADLDLLGIYVAPIVPLMIAAALVLFVGLRLVERFGSMPRVWHPALFHVALYVVVLSLIVIVKGSL, from the coding sequence ATGAGGTTCGCCGACCTTGATCTCCTCGGCATCTACGTCGCCCCCATCGTGCCTCTGATGATCGCGGCAGCCCTAGTGCTGTTCGTGGGTCTCCGCCTTGTCGAACGCTTCGGGTCGATGCCGCGCGTTTGGCACCCGGCGCTCTTCCACGTGGCACTTTACGTCGTCGTGCTGTCGCTCATCGTCATCGTCAAAGGGAGTTTGTAG